The sequence GGAGCTGGATATAACAGATCTGCTGCTGGACAGTGAGTGATGATGATGGGCTGTGAGCAaccagctctgggctctctgggGTGGGATTCTTCTTCCCTGAGCCCCAGTTTTGGCAGGACAAGCTGGATTTTAGGTGGGATCTGGAGGAGACACTCTCTCTGAGCTCTGTTTCCCTGGCAGGTCCCAGGGAATGCTGCCTGTGTGGGGATGTTGCCACTCTGGAATGCTCGGAGTGTTTCAAGGACAAAGTGTTTGCAGCCACAGGCCTGAAGcagttctgcagctcctgctccaaacAGGTATTCCATGGCtattcccaaaatccaccttgGAAGCTGTCAGAGGGATGAGCCCTCCCAAAATCTTCACattcccctggctgtccctgcagccgCTCAGCTCTTTCCTGAGGGTCATTCCCACCAGGAGCCAGAGGTTGTGAACCCTCTGCTTGCACAGAGCCCAAATAATAATGGAATCATAGAAAAACTTGGACTGGAAAGGACTTTGAAGCTCAttccagttccaccccctggATGCTGctcactatcccaggttgctccaagctctgtcctaccttggacaattccagggatggcacatccacagcttccctggacaacctgttccatAAATAAAGTGTaatcctgcaggagctgagtgctgatccctccctgctgcttctccatgAGCATTCCCAGTTTCTGCCTCTTGCAGGGTGGGAAGCTCCCATCTCATCTTCCTGATGCCAGGCTGTTCCCAGGCAAGCAGGGAGCACGGAAATCACATCAACAGGGAATGAATTGGGAATCTGACCTCTGCCCTCCCTTCCTGGCATGCCAGGGCCAGTTGTGCCAATGccaccctgtcccctctcctcagGTTCACTCCCATCGCCGCCGCAAAGCGCACAAACCCCGGAGGCTGCACATTCCAGAGGAATTCCAGAGCTGGAGcgcccagggctgccagcaggtGCCACgggagaagctggagctgtttGCAGTGCTCTGCATCGAGACCAGTCACTACGTGTCCTTCGTGAAATACGGCCCTGGCAATGAGCACTGGATGTTCTTCGACAGCATGGCCGACCGGCACGGtgagggaatgggaatgggatatgggaatgggatgtgggagctgcctgggccTGCTCAGTTCACCTTTTCCTCTCAAGTCCCCCTGTTTAGGCTTTCCATGAATTTGGCTTTCCTTTAATTAGATTGCAGAGGGGCCAAGGGGGTTTTTCCAGGCGTTTCCAGCTTGTGGTTGTGGTCAGacaagggatttgggatcctaTCCCAGCTGGCTCAGCTTGTGGGCACAGATTGGTTCTCCTGTCCTTCCCCACTGTgcttttatcacagaatcatggaatggtttgggttggaagggaccttaaaacccatccagttccaatccctgccatgggcaccttccactatcccaggttgctccaagcctcatccaacctggacTCGGACAATTCCAGtgatgaggcagccacagctcctgtgggaattccattccagctcctcaccaccctcacaaggaagaatttcttcccaatagcccatctatccctgccctctggcagtgggaagccattccctgtgtcctgtccctccataTCTTGTccaaaatccttttccagctgtcCTGGATCCCCTTTGGGTTGGATGATCTCCCCTCATCCAGCCTCTTCCTGTGCTTTTGGCCTCTACATCTCCCAGCTGAGGCTCTGCATGACTCTGGAGtgtgctgggatctgctggagcTGTAGGAACCCATCCCTTTGGGatctggtttgggatttttctcctcctttccaccTCAGGTGGCGAAAACGGCTTCAACATTCCCACGGTGACGCTGTGTCCTGAAGTTGCCAAATACCTGGACTtgcccctggctgtgctggccctggagcagcctcGGGACATGGATGGGGTGGCCAAACGCCTCTTTTGTGACGCCTACATGTACCTGtaccagagcaggaaaatggcACTTTACAAGTGACACCATCCCAGAGCTGATGGCAAGGAGCAACATCAGGAGTGGGAGCTTGGATCACCCCAGGAGGTGGAAGCAGCCAAGTGTGgatgctctgagctgcctcttCTCGCCTCTCTTGGTGTCAACTTATCCAAGCCAGGCTGGGTTTGTTAAATCCTGGCTTTATCCAGTGGTAGTTGGTacttgggcacagctggactTGGAATTATTGATGCTCAAATTCATTCTTATTCCCCACATTCCACAAGTCTCCCTCTCCGGGTACTATGCAGCTGGagcatccccacatccctgtttccctgccatccctgccctccaaAGCTGGGGACCAGCAGAAATCAAAACACAAGGAATTATCCACAGGTTTACCAAGAAACCACAACCTTTCCTAAGACATCCTCACCCGGATTTGTGGAGTGAGGAAAATCAGGTCAGGATTGATTTTCTCACCTGTGTCCCTCAATGCCCTGCACTTCCCTTATCCAGCACTATCTGGCACTTTCACCCACCATCCCTTATTTCCAATCATGGATATCCTGAGCTGAAGctatgctttaaaaatagatatttttccAAGAACAAAACTGGAAGGAggatgggagcagaggagcaacatctgggctcctgctgcttcctctttTTGGCAAAATCTGCACAGGATTCAGTGTTACAACCTCACTTTCAGCACTTTCTGCCCCACCTTTGCATCCACTTCCAAGTTCTGGGGTCAAATACCAGAATTCCAAgggcaaaaatagaaaaaaaaaaagagcactcTGGGATTTTCTGCAGGAGGGTTTAGGGTTTGGGTGGGAACTGGTGTTCCTCAGGTTAAATGAATTTTTACACTTGGGGGTTCCCTGCTATTAAGTGGGAAGTTGAGTCAGTGGGATGCCCAAATTCCACAAAAACCTCAAGGAAAGCATCCAAGAGTCCCAGACGTGCAGGTTTAACCCtgttcctctcttttcctcccctctttaATACAGAGTGGAATAattttaacaaagcctggagaTTTGGGTCGGTCCTGGTGGCTTGGGATGCGTGGTTTGGGATCTTTCTGGCATTCCAGGTGTTGCCAGCAGGTCCTGGAGGgattctttccctctgctcagctctgatAGGTCACACCTGGAATACTGGGTCCTGTTTGGAGCTTCCCAGTACGTGAGAGacaaaatccaaggaaaaaccacagagatgatgaagggactggagcatctcctaTGAGGAGACGCTGAGGGGGCTGGAAttgcccagcctggagaaaaaatAGGCTCAGGAATCTCCTCAATATCCATAAATACCTGAGGAGAAAGTGGAAAGACACCCAGGAGCTTCTCTGCCCACCAAAATGGTTCCTAAACATCAGGAATTGCATCTTATCCACTAGGGTGACAAATGCTGGCCCAGGTCACTCTCCTTGTTCTTCattcctcctctcccaaaaACTCAGGAAAATCTCTACTCAGGTACAGTGGACTCCTTATCTTTGgtgctttgctttaaaaagaaaatctaatttttagCAAACTGACCCTGGATTTTCtggagtatttttttcctgtcttaaTATGGGATACAATGCTGttggaattcccagaattccaaCACCATCAGGCCATGCTTTGTTAAGCTCTTAgttgttttcttccctgtaaTTTCTGCCAAGATCCAAACCATGGAGAGGACAGCAAAAGCCACAAGTTTGATCCCTGGGGATTTCCTTCTCACCTTCCCATTCCCAATGGAGTTCCAAAGGGTTTTTCACTGGAATAAGGGTCAGAGCCATGGTGGGAAAAGGcctttatttgaaattttttgctTAGTCTGAAGCTCAGTGTGGGTTAGAGCCACGTTTCCTGTGGGAACAGGGGTTAGAGAGTGCAGGTGGCaacctggagctgggatcagCCTGGATCTGGGATCAACCTGGATCTGGGATCAACCTGGAGCTAGCCTCCACATCCCAGGGAATTTGGCCAGAGTGGAAAGAGCTGGAATGTGGCCACAGAGATGAAGCTTAGAATTGCCAAAGCAACGAGTGTCTGCCATAGGTACCCCATGGGTGTCCCGTGTCACCCTTTTGGTGGCACTCCAGACTTTGGTCTAGCGCCACCAGGTtggacacagggctggcagggccacCAAGTTGGACGCAGGAGTGGCAGGGCCACCAAGGAAGGCACAAGGCTGGCAGGGCCACCAAGCTGGGCACAGGACTGTCActtccaggggatgcagggacgagctctgctttccccatccctgtgttcCCAGCTTCCCTACTGGGATCCCAAGGCGCTCTCCCAGTTCCTGCAGGTTCCTCGGGTTAGCACCAGGTCTAAATTAGAGCCATTAATTCCTAACGAGGCACCCGGGCTTCCCaaaaaagagcagagcaggaggtggggaTGAGCAGGGACCCCCTCAGAGGCTGCCCTGGCgcagctgcaggaagagctggtgCAGCCGTTCCGTCACGGCcacctgggaatgggaacaagACGggtcagggagcagctcctgggaatgcCACTGCATTTGGTGGCCCGAGCAGCATCCAGTGGAATGCCGCTGGATTTGCTCAGGCCACCAAATCCAGTGGCATTCCCAGGTGTGTGCCGGTGGGATGTGGGAAGTGCTGGACATACCGGGTAGGGCTGTGGCTCGTGGAGCCGGCggtgagcagggctgagcaggttGAGGGACACCTGAGCATGGGTCCTCACCTcgggcaggctgggcaggggctcacacacctgcagggatggagatcCAGGTGGGAAGATCCACGTGGGAAGCCACCACCCAAGCCACCGCATCTGGGTCGGCAGCAGAGTTGTTGGCGCATCTCAGAAGCCACCATTGCCCTGGATCCACCCTCCAGCATGGAAGAGGAGCCTTCCCAGGAGATGGGACCACCCCTGACCTGGCCATCCCTGAAGTAGGTGCGATGGAGGGGCTCCACAGTGGTGGGAGTGACCTTGGTGGTCTCCTCCAGCCGCCCCAGGACTCGgatccccagctcctgccccgcACTGGGTGACGGCTCCTCTTCCAGGGCCATGAGGTCCATGAAGGGGTGACCTGCCAGGAAGACATCAGGGAGAGAGTTATGGAGCAAGAGATTCCCCCAGGACTCTGGGAAGGGTCTCCAGACTCACCAGCAGCATCATAGAGCCGATAGATTGCCTTCATCCCTGGGATTGTCATCTTCTCCTCATCCTCCGTGAGCTTCAGGCATGGGGAGCCATTGACCTCCACCAGctgtgggagaagggaagggaaccTGTGACCCCTCTGGAGAGGCAACTGATGCAAATCAGctaaaaaaagacaataaaaaaccctaaaaccaccccaaagTTGGGCattctgcctcctcctgcctgtggaGGACTCTGGGCTTCTGGTGGGCAAAGAACTGTCCATGACCCAATGCTGGCACCTGGAActtccctgtgtcctgggctgatcccacagtgggggcagcaggagggggggggaattctgcccctctgccctgctcaggtgagaccccacctgcagagctgctccagccctggagtcCAACATCAGGAGGgcgtggagctgctggagcaggtccagaggaggccatggagatgctccaagggctggagcccctctgctctggagccaggctgggagagctgggaatgcccagcctagagaaggctccaggcagacCTTGGAGCcctttccagtgcctgaaggggctccaggagagctggagagggacttgggacaagggatggagtgacaggatgaggaggaatggcttcccactgccagaatgcagggttggatgggatactgggaaggaattccaccctgtgagggtggtgagaggctggaatggaattcccagaggagctgtggctgctcctggatccctggaagtgtccaaggccaggttggacagggcttggagcaatcagggatagtggaaggtgtccctgcccatgatgGTGGAGAACCTTCAAAAATCCCTTCCAAGGCAAATTCttttgtgactctgtgactcCAGTGGGGCTGGATGGCCATGGAGgattgggatatttgggatttaGGCTGCCACCTTTACCTTGTAGACACAGCCCAGCGACGGCTGCAGGGGACACGTCACCAGGTTGGTCCCGATTCCAATCATGTCGATCTCACTCCCCTgaggcagcacagaaaacagagacCATcaacatcccagccctgccagcaccagggacagcccaggtgacatcccagccctgccagcagcacccaggtgACATCCCAGCCGTGCCAGCAGGCTCCTCACCTCCCTCCTGaactgctccaggctctgctcactgATGTCGTTGCTGACAGCGATGGGGATGGTCCCAAACCAGGGCACCTGGAAGCTGcaaggagcaggatttgggaggATCCATGGATccacccacagcacccagagctATGAGGGCTCCCAAATCCTGACTGGATGCAGGTGAGGATGACAGGGACAAGTGAcatccatcccagagctggcGTGGGACTCACTGAGCTCCGCAGGCTTGGAACACTCCCCGGATTTCCTTGGATTGCTGGGCCAGGTCCCCACTGTCCAGGCGCACTCCGATGGCCTGGTATCCCAGCTGGTGCAGTGCCAAGGCCACGGCACAGAAATTGGGCAAACCGCTCCTGGCATGGGCAAGGGAAGCGTTAATGACAAGTGGAAAACTGATCCAGGGTGGATCCAGCATTATTTCCAAGCCCTGCACCAGCCAACATTTCTACTTCAGGGCCACATCCATCCCCTGTGCCATGGTGGCAAAGTCCTGGTGTCCTCACCTCCTGACACAATAGGTGTCCAGCAATCCCTGGAAGTCACACGGGAAGGTGACGGCGTAGGACACGAAGGCGGCCAGCTCGCCCTGGTTGGCCTTGCTGGGAGGAGTCTGGAGCAGGACACaaacctgctgcagccaggacacagccaggtCTGCCAGATCCACGGGATCTCCTCCGGCCCGAGgcggcagctcctgccaggggaACATGGGATTTGCACAGCCTGTGGCATCATCCAAGGTGCCAGGAGTGTGGGAACAGGTGCAGTGTTCCATTCCCCATCCATCCCACTCTAATCCCTGTCAGcattcccatcccacccctATCCATATcctcattcccatcccatccccatctccatcctACCTTACCCTGATTCCCACCACATCCCTATCCCATCTCCATTCCATCTCCTCCCATCCCCAACTCCATACAAactccatccccatcccacttCCCTCTGCCCATCCCAATCACACCCATATCCCACCTTCATCCACATCCCATCCCCAACCCTACTCAATCACTCTCCCATCCCAACCCTTTCCTATCTCCACTGCTATCCCCCCtacatccccatccccatgaGATCCCtaccccatcccatcccatccctatCCAATATTCttctccattcccatcccatcccaggccCTGCTCACCCGTTGCTGCACCTCCTCCAGGCCCCTGAAGGACATGATGAAGGAGTGGGCGATGGTGCCGCGCACGGGAATTCCGTAGAGTTTTCCCGCCAGGATGTTGCTGGTGCAGTCGAAGCCTGCgaggagggacaggggggacacccAGGTGATGGCAGGGCCGCGGTGGCACCGGGCACCGTGGGGTGGGACTCACCCCCAATGTAGGAATATTTGGATGCCGAGAGAGCTCCATCCGGCCCCTGCGCGCGGCGGAGCCCCATCTCTATGAGCTTCATGTCTGGGCCAGCCAGGAGACGGAATCTGGCAGCGTTGGTGGCCACCAGGCTGAGGGACAAAGGGGACAGGTCACACAGAGCTAGCACAGCCAAGGGGAAGAGGCTCCAGGACCCTCCCTGCTTGGACGAGGCAGGGATCACCATGGGACTCGGTGGACAGGGATGTGGTGGGGTTGACCAAGGGGACTTGGGGGACAGGGAGATCCTAAAGGTGACCTGTGGGAGACCAGGACATCTCTCAGGAGAACCTGAGGGACAGGGAGACTCTTCAGGGTGGGCTGGACATGGGAAGCCCTCAGGAAAACTTGGGGGGACACCCTCCAGTAGTTAAATTCAACTGGTAGAATTCCAGCAGTTAAATCCCAGTAGGGGACTTGTGGGGTCATGGTacccccagcactggggtgtCCCTCTGGATCGGGGGGTGCTGCActcccttccctgtccccctccaTCTTCCAGGGGCTTTGGGATCATCCCCATCACAAAATACCTGGCATAGTTGATCAGGCACAGCAAGGTggtctccagcagctgcaccacCAGGAGTGGCCCCTTCACCTGCAGGAACGGCACCTGAGGGAAGAGAAGTGACATCCTGGTCCctctggagaagagaggagctgggaaaggcaggaatggGGGTCCAGGGGATCCCAGAgtcaaggaaaaggaaagaccTGGGCCTGGGAGAGGTGGGATGGTCAGGAAAGGGGTTGCAGAGGGATATTGGTGAAGGAAAAGGGGGTACAAGGGGATTccagtgccagggaagggggtgcagggggatCCTATTGCCCAGGAATGAGGGTCCAGattgtccctgtgcccaggaaagGGGTTCCAGGGGTTCCCAGAGTGAAGGAAAAGGGGGGCCACAGGGTAGGGACATGAGGATGGCCAAGATGGGGGTTCAAGGGGTCAGTGGTGTTGAGGAAAGAGTGGGGAGGCTGGGGGGTGGGAAGGCAGGAGTGGCagtccaggagctcccagggtCAGGGAAAAGGGGggcactgggaaaagcaggattgGAGTTCCAGGGGATCCCAGGttcaaggaaaaggagaggtctgggagctgggagagctgggatggtCAGGAAAGAAGATGGAGAGGGGTCCCACCCTGGCAAAGACGACGGAGCCCTCGGGAATGGCGGTGACGGTCACCTCGGAGGCGTCCAGGGTGGCCAGGTAGTCAAAGAAGGCGTCATCGAtggtgctgggcaggacagagcGCAGGTACGCAACATCTGTGGGGACAGCACGGTGACACCGGGGACGAGGGACAcagggggaggtgggggggaaCACCGAGCCTCCCATGGACAGGTGAGTGACAGCAGATGGGTGACAGCACCCCCAGAACGGAGTGTGACAGGGTGGGGTGGCCCAAGTCCCCTCTGAGGGACATCTCTGGagggtgtccccgtgtccccccaagTTTCCATGACAGCTCTTTGTGtccacccctgccctgtgtcccctgaAGAGTCTCCCTGTCCCCTAAGTTCATCTGagagatgtccctgtccctttaTGAGTTGTCCTGATCGCCTACAGTGCCCCAGGGGGGACTGTCCCCCAAGTCCCCCTTCAAATGCTGTCCCTCTCCCCCACCGCAGGTCCCCAGTCCCACAGGTCCCTCTGAGCGacgtccctgtccccattaAGTTCTCTTGAGGGATTCCTGTTCTCCCGAAGTCCCCTGTTCTCCCCCATCCCCAGATCACTCTGAGAAATGTCGCTGCCCCCCTTAAGTCCCCCTGAAACGTCCCCAGAAACCCCTGGATGCTGTCCCATCCCTCACAAGCCTCCTTGAGTTGTTCCCCCATCCTCCTCCGGGGGGgatttccctccttccccccacgTCCCTCCCACCCTCATCCTCTGCCCTTTCCCCTCCTATCCCCTGGAGTTGTTCCAAAGCCTCCCTGGGAAGgttcccctccttcctctcccaccACCGCTCCTCAAAACGCTtctcccccctgtcccctcctgtccccactgtccccttgAGCTGtacccccctccctccctcccccttgACCCTCTCCCGTCCCTTCTTCACCCTCTCCTCCATCCCGCCCTGccccctggagctgcttccctgtCCCTCCAAGTCCCACTGGGACGCTCCCCTCGCCCACCACTCCTCCCTACAACCCCAACACGTGTCCCCCCCTTGTCCCCCGCTGTCACCACGCACCGGCAGCGGAGAAGCGGAAGGCTCGgagcccccgcagcccctcggCCAGCCCGGCGCCGAGCGCGAAGGAGCCGCAGAAGGGCGGGCGGCGGAAGAAGAGCtcggcggcggccggggcgcGGTGTCGCCCGGCCCGCCAGTGCCCGTAGGCCATGGACACCTGGTACAGGTCCGCCAGCGGCGCCATGGCGGGgcggggacaaggggacaggggtggggacacggggaggaGCGGGGAAAATAGGAGGGATACGGAAGCGCGGGGTGCGAGCACGCGGGGATGGCGACACGGGGACGCGGGGCAGCACacggggggacacagggatggcagcacaaggggggacacggggatggcaGCACaaggggggacacggggatggcaGCACAAGGGGGTAcacagggatggcagcacaaggggggacacggggcaaGGTTGGCGACACACGAGACCTTAAATCTCTCTCTGGACACACGGGGCGGCAGCGCACAGTGGACATGTGGCGCGGGGATGGCAGCAGAGGGAGGATacagggacaaagggacacGGAGGACAACGaggacagggcagcagggatggcagcacactggtgacactgggaggGTGACAGATGCAGGACACTGGGCACAGGGGATGGCAGCACAAGGggtgtgggaatccataaaatccGAGAGTTTTAAGAAGTTTGTAAAAGACAAGCCTCAGTTGCAGCAGAATTGTGAACAgtgctgaagcagcagaaaaaatatgcaAGCTGTAGAGAAGATAGGGGAAATAGAATAATAGAGCTGTGTAGTTTagctttctaagttgcaaaaagtttctctAGCAAGGTTAAGCTTATGATTAGAGCTCTGTGCGTTGTCACTTATAAAGGAGCATTGTATTcaaaaataagcaagcattgttttaaccaaagctATGTGTGCTTATGGTGATTGGATAGAAttactgtcaatatgcttttgctttgtgtaatTAGCTGAGAAGAGTTTATGGTatgttgtaacattaagtttcTTTAGCTTGCTGCTCAGACAGCGAGCTGTTCGCATCGCTCCATTATTCTAATCATGTAATAAAAGTGatgctaaaaaataaacagctcaagACGCTCTCCTAGCAGCCCCCGTCCTGTTTGTGTCTGCATATAAACCGCTAGCATCAAGGGGGACACGGCACAGGGATGGTGGCCCATGGGGGACACGGGTGGTGACATGACAGAGACAGGACACAGAAGGCACACGTGGCACCGCCTGGACCAGCAGGGACTCAGGatggcagcacaggggacaaGGGGCACTCCTAGCAGCGCTCTGGGGGTGGCAGGACCCTGCGAGGGACACGTGTCACATATCAAGTGACTGGCCACACCAGGACAAGGAACAGGCTTGCAGCACAATCCCATGAAGCTTCCTGTGTCCCTTGGTGGCCCTTGGActctggcactgggacagaCCTCGTGTTCCCAAAGTCAGGAATGTCACCCGTCCCCTCACAGCACCGTCCCATGGAGCTTCCAGTGTCCCTTGGCGGCCCCAGACCTTGGActctggcactgggacagaCCTCGTGTTCCCAAAGTCAGGAATGTCACCCGTGCCCTCGCCAGGCCACGCTCAGCTAAAGTGACCTGGGCAGGGAGTCAGTGGGAAAAGAGGGATGAAATCCAGCAATTCCTGGATGCTTCCTGGTTATTCATCCTGGTTTTCTTTGTAGGGAGTGACTGGGGTCTCTAAACCTTGGGAAAGGTGGCTGGAAACAACCTGAGACCTtcattccagccccaaaattcagGTCCATGTCTTGAGTTCTTTCCTTCCATGAAGGATGggggaatcatggaattgtttaggttggaaaagatcttaaATATCTCTCATTCCAATcccctgcaatgggcagggacaccttccactaggccaggttgctccaatatcccaaaatctcccatcAAATCCCCCTGGAGAAGCTGCACTCGAGGGAAAAACCCACGACCCAACGTGCACTCCCAATGTTCATCTTTATTAATTCCAGGTTCGGATGAGGGGGATACAGTTTTCCCTTCTAAATCTTGTTAAAAGCAGCAATATCCACGCTCTGCACCTGGAAGGGGACAAAAGCTGGAGTCATCCACGTGTTCCCAGGAAAACACACCTGAGTTAACCCCCCTCCCATGGCTTCCAGGCCCTTCCCACATCCCATTCCAAGACTTACGTAGTCCTCAAACTTGGTGATCTCCTCCTCCAGGATGTCTGTCCCGACTTTCTCGTCCTCCACCACGCACTGGATTTGGAGTTTCTTGATGCCATATCCGACTGGGACCAGTTTGGAGGCTCCCCACACCAACCCGTCCATGTGGATGGACCGGACACACTCCTCCATCTTGGCCATGTCGGTCTCGTCATCCCactggaaaagtgggaattgGGAGGTTTTAGGGTTTTCCTGGAGATCATTAGCAGCTCCAAGGGTGACATCTCTGGGAATGTCACCACTGATCCAAAGTGCCCTTTTTTggctggagaaggctccagaagacctcagagccccttccagtgcctcaaGGAGAtccaagaaagctggagagggactttggataAGGGTGGAGTGACAGGAGAAgtgggaatggttttaaactgtaACAGGGTAAGAAaagatgggatattgggaagaaattcctccctgggagggcGGTGAGGCCCTGGAGTGGAATTCCCATAAAATCTTTGTctgccctatccctggaagtatcCAAGGCCAGctgggagcaacctgggatagtggaaagtaTCCCTGCCTATGGAAtgagatgggatttaaggtcccaTCCATCCAAACCCATTCCAGGCTTCCACGGCAACAAATCCCACCCGGCTCCGAGCCCTTGTTTGGAATTCCACAGGTGCCACCACCATCCACCTGGACGAGAGAGGattcccagccccactcccagagctcccaaatTCCCAAGGCCACTCACCGGCTTCACATCCAGCAGGATGGAAGACTTGGCGATGAGTCCCGGCTTCTTGGCCTTCTTCTCCGCGTACTGCCGGAGCCGCTCTTCCCGGACCTTGGCAGCTTCCTGGTCTTCCTCCTCATCATCGCTCCCAAAAAGGTCAAtgtcatcatcctcatcctcctcagcagcagctggctcgGATTTCTTGGCCGGGAGCTCCACTTTTTTGGAGGGAACGCTGAACGGTTCCACTTTCTTCACCGGATCCgaggtttttttaaagggaaaaagagggaaaagattAACCTGGAgttggagcagagcagccaagaAAAGCTCAGGAATGGGAACCTCCGCTGACCAGGACACGCTGTGGGATTTATATGGATTTACCAAAACAGGACGGTTCTCCACACGGATCTTTGGTTGTAATTCCTAGAGAAAAATTCCAGCATTTTTCCACTGCTCACCTGGGTTGGAGGAACAGATGAGGGCTGGTGGGAAGTTGAGGATTTCTCCAGAGCGTTCAGGCGGCTTTCCAGCTTGAAAATGGCCATCTGGAGGTCTGCAacaactggggaaaaaagagggaaaaataggaaaaatgacCTTAAATTCCCAGTAGCATGTCAGGTCTCCAGGCAGGACAAGGAATTCTCCCACTCACCACTGCGGAGGTTCTGGTTCTCCACTTCCAGGTGGGAAATTCGGGACAGGAGCTCATTTTggtcacc comes from Camarhynchus parvulus chromosome 2, STF_HiC, whole genome shotgun sequence and encodes:
- the NAPRT gene encoding nicotinate phosphoribosyltransferase, which codes for MAPLADLYQVSMAYGHWRAGRHRAPAAAELFFRRPPFCGSFALGAGLAEGLRGLRAFRFSAADVAYLRSVLPSTIDDAFFDYLATLDASEVTVTAIPEGSVVFARVPFLQVKGPLLVVQLLETTLLCLINYASLVATNAARFRLLAGPDMKLIEMGLRRAQGPDGALSASKYSYIGGFDCTSNILAGKLYGIPVRGTIAHSFIMSFRGLEEVQQRELPPRAGGDPVDLADLAVSWLQQVCVLLQTPPSKANQGELAAFVSYAVTFPCDFQGLLDTYCVRRSGLPNFCAVALALHQLGYQAIGVRLDSGDLAQQSKEIRGVFQACGAHFQVPWFGTIPIAVSNDISEQSLEQFRREGSEIDMIGIGTNLVTCPLQPSLGCVYKLVEVNGSPCLKLTEDEEKMTIPGMKAIYRLYDAAGHPFMDLMALEEEPSPSAGQELGIRVLGRLEETTKVTPTTVEPLHRTYFRDGQVCEPLPSLPEVRTHAQVSLNLLSPAHRRLHEPQPYPVAVTERLHQLFLQLRQGSL
- the EEF1D gene encoding elongation factor 1-delta isoform X5; the protein is MAVDYFLHDKIWFEKFKYDDAERRFYEQMNGPVGGPSRQQENGASTILRDIARARENIQKSLAGSASTTSPGAAGDQNELLSRISHLEVENQNLRSVVADLQMAIFKLESRLNALEKSSTSHQPSSVPPTQKVEPFSVPSKKVELPAKKSEPAAAEEDEDDDIDLFGSDDEEEDQEAAKVREERLRQYAEKKAKKPGLIAKSSILLDVKPWDDETDMAKMEECVRSIHMDGLVWGASKLVPVGYGIKKLQIQCVVEDEKVGTDILEEEITKFEDYVQSVDIAAFNKI
- the EEF1D gene encoding elongation factor 1-delta isoform X6, translated to MAVDYFLHDKIWFEKFKYDDAERRFYEQMNGPVGGPSRQQSASTTSPGAAGDQNELLSRISHLEVENQNLRSVVADLQMAIFKLESRLNALEKSSTSHQPSSVPPTQKVEPFSVPSKKVELPAKKSEPAAAEEDEDDDIDLFGSDDEEEDQEAAKVREERLRQYAEKKAKKPGLIAKSSILLDVKPWDDETDMAKMEECVRSIHMDGLVWGASKLVPVGYGIKKLQIQCVVEDEKVGTDILEEEITKFEDYVQSVDIAAFNKI